The following proteins are encoded in a genomic region of Mycolicibacterium confluentis:
- the dxr gene encoding 1-deoxy-D-xylulose-5-phosphate reductoisomerase, with product MADERRKVLILGSTGSIGTQALEVIAANPDRFEIVGLAAGGGNPDVLAAQRAATGVTNIAVADERAAAALGDVPFVGPEAATRIVEETAEKTGVDVVLNALVGALGLTPTLAALECGATLALANKESLVAGGPLVLAAAAPGQIVPVDSEHSALAQCLRSGSADEVAKLVLTASGGPFRGWAADDLESVTPEQAGAHPTWSMGPMNTLNSASLVNKGLELIETHLLFGVDYDRIDVVVHPQSIVHSMVTFTDGSTIAQASPPDMKLPISLALGWPDRVAGAAFACDFSTASRWDFEPLDNEVFPAVDLARHAGRTGGCMTAVYNAANEEAAEAFLAGRISFPAIVRTVGDVLHAAEQWAAAPATVEDVLDAQRWARERAQNAFAQEVSSAR from the coding sequence GTGGCAGATGAGCGTCGCAAGGTCCTGATCCTCGGCAGTACCGGGTCGATCGGCACCCAGGCCCTGGAGGTGATCGCCGCCAATCCGGACCGATTCGAGATCGTCGGGCTGGCCGCGGGTGGTGGAAATCCGGACGTCCTGGCTGCTCAGCGGGCCGCGACCGGCGTGACGAACATCGCCGTCGCCGACGAGCGCGCCGCGGCGGCCCTCGGGGACGTGCCCTTTGTGGGCCCGGAGGCCGCGACCCGCATCGTGGAGGAGACCGCCGAGAAGACCGGGGTGGATGTCGTCCTCAACGCGTTGGTCGGCGCGCTGGGACTCACACCGACGCTGGCTGCTCTCGAGTGCGGCGCGACGCTCGCGCTGGCCAACAAGGAGTCCCTGGTGGCGGGCGGCCCCCTGGTGCTCGCCGCGGCAGCGCCGGGGCAGATCGTGCCCGTCGACTCGGAGCACTCGGCCCTGGCGCAGTGCCTGCGTTCGGGATCCGCCGACGAAGTGGCCAAGCTCGTGCTGACGGCCTCTGGCGGACCGTTCCGCGGCTGGGCCGCGGACGACCTCGAGAGCGTCACACCCGAACAGGCCGGGGCGCACCCGACCTGGTCGATGGGGCCGATGAACACCCTGAACTCGGCGTCGCTGGTCAACAAGGGACTCGAACTCATCGAGACGCACCTGCTGTTCGGCGTCGACTACGACCGCATCGATGTCGTGGTGCACCCGCAGTCGATCGTGCACTCGATGGTGACGTTCACCGACGGGTCGACCATCGCCCAGGCCAGTCCGCCCGATATGAAGCTGCCGATCTCGCTGGCGCTGGGCTGGCCCGACCGGGTCGCAGGCGCCGCGTTCGCATGCGACTTCTCGACGGCGTCGCGGTGGGATTTCGAACCGCTGGACAACGAGGTGTTTCCCGCGGTCGACCTGGCGCGGCACGCTGGGCGGACCGGCGGCTGCATGACCGCGGTGTACAACGCGGCCAACGAGGAGGCCGCGGAAGCGTTCCTCGCCGGCCGCATCTCATTCCCGGCCATCGTGCGAACTGTGGGTGACGTACTGCACGCCGCAGAACAGTGGGCGGCCGCACCAGCTACCGTTGAGGACGTACTTGACGCGCAGCGCTGGGCCCGGGAGCGAGCACAGAACGCGTTCGCACAGGAGGTTTCGTCGGCCCGATGA
- a CDS encoding TetR/AcrR family transcriptional regulator encodes MNLRRAGVRAEHLGPQRRRPQVLDTALDIAADEGLAQITFANIAARMGVSRPVVYDCYRTRGDLLAALLERETEVALSRLTAILPPLKTGSVEDMFVEGFRSLLGDVRERPASWRIIFTEDPDPTLAEAISGGRRQLTEHTAAVMRPLFERWQIADLERVLPVLTEVFLGICETSVRTMLAPESTWAPDELADIVGRAAYRALRART; translated from the coding sequence GTGAACCTGCGCCGAGCAGGTGTGCGGGCCGAGCACCTCGGCCCGCAGCGGCGCCGCCCGCAGGTTCTGGACACGGCGCTGGACATCGCCGCCGATGAGGGCCTGGCCCAGATCACCTTCGCCAACATCGCAGCCCGGATGGGGGTGAGCCGACCTGTGGTCTACGACTGCTACCGAACCCGTGGCGACCTCCTGGCCGCGCTGCTCGAACGCGAGACCGAGGTGGCGCTGAGCCGGCTCACCGCGATCCTGCCGCCGCTGAAGACCGGATCGGTCGAGGACATGTTCGTCGAGGGCTTCCGGTCCCTGCTCGGCGACGTCCGAGAACGTCCCGCCTCATGGCGCATCATTTTTACCGAGGACCCGGATCCGACTCTGGCCGAAGCGATTTCGGGAGGCCGCAGGCAGTTGACCGAGCACACCGCGGCCGTCATGCGCCCACTGTTCGAGCGGTGGCAGATCGCCGACCTCGAACGCGTGCTGCCCGTGCTGACCGAGGTGTTCCTCGGGATCTGTGAGACGTCAGTCAGGACCATGCTCGCCCCGGAATCCACCTGGGCGCCCGACGAACTCGCCGACATCGTCGGACGCGCGGCGTATCGCGCGCTGCGGGCCAGGACTTGA
- a CDS encoding oxygenase MpaB family protein — MNIREWLMPPVIEPAQDYGFFGPDSVTWKVWSFPTSLTIGFQRAVVIEELDPALVAAVDKTHDIYRRPRTRYDRTLRYFAMVAFGDSASTAKAADVLVKIHSKAVGTDPVTGGRYDANDPHSQLWIHLTAWHSILKAYEQYGPGRLSEAEENQYWAECARAAELQTCDPADVPRTREGVLAYFESMRPQLIGSDIARQAMNHLLRADVMLPEMPRVLRPATRVVSAFLRRGTLATMPVWMREMSGLPTSRVLDAAVALPLRVSFATVATNTRLQLMLLRLLSPTTIEVAAPVLRSVPAIDPVTTTPYETQKALGLDRPRDAHLALRTRQHNRVFGQHLPPSDEGLIESQPILGRVGAT; from the coding sequence ATGAACATCCGCGAATGGCTGATGCCGCCGGTGATCGAGCCGGCACAGGACTACGGCTTCTTCGGGCCCGATTCGGTGACCTGGAAGGTGTGGAGCTTCCCGACGTCGCTGACGATCGGCTTCCAACGCGCCGTCGTCATCGAGGAACTGGACCCCGCTCTGGTCGCGGCGGTCGACAAGACCCACGACATCTACCGCCGCCCCCGCACCCGCTACGACCGCACGCTGCGTTACTTCGCCATGGTCGCCTTCGGCGACAGCGCGTCGACCGCCAAGGCCGCCGACGTTCTGGTCAAGATCCACTCCAAGGCGGTGGGGACCGACCCCGTGACCGGTGGTCGTTACGACGCCAACGATCCGCACTCCCAGCTGTGGATCCACCTGACGGCTTGGCACTCGATCCTCAAGGCCTACGAGCAGTACGGGCCGGGCCGACTCTCGGAGGCCGAGGAGAACCAGTACTGGGCCGAGTGCGCACGGGCCGCCGAACTGCAGACCTGCGATCCCGCCGACGTGCCGCGCACCCGCGAGGGCGTGCTGGCCTACTTCGAGAGCATGCGACCGCAGTTGATCGGCTCCGACATCGCCCGGCAGGCCATGAACCACCTGCTGCGGGCCGACGTCATGCTGCCCGAGATGCCGCGCGTGCTGCGCCCGGCCACCCGGGTCGTCAGTGCGTTCCTGCGCCGCGGGACACTGGCCACCATGCCGGTGTGGATGCGCGAGATGTCGGGCCTACCGACCTCGCGCGTGCTCGACGCCGCCGTGGCGCTGCCCCTGCGCGTGTCGTTCGCGACGGTCGCCACCAACACCCGCCTGCAGTTGATGCTGCTGAGGCTGCTGTCCCCGACCACCATCGAGGTGGCCGCACCGGTGCTGCGGTCGGTTCCGGCGATCGACCCCGTGACCACCACCCCGTACGAGACGCAGAAGGCGTTGGGCCTGGACCGCCCCCGCGACGCGCACCTCGCCCTGCGCACCCGCCAGCACAACCGGGTATTCGGCCAGCACCTGCCGCCCAGCGACGAGGGCCTGATCGAATCCCAGCCGATCCTGGGCCGGGTCGGCGCCACGTGA
- a CDS encoding M50 family metallopeptidase encodes MMYVLGVALFALAILFSVALHECGHMWVARATGMKVRRYFVGFGPTLWSTRRPNRLGETEYGIKAIPLGGFCDIAGMTAVEELSPEDRPYAMYRQKVWKRVAVLFAGPGMNFVLGLVILYGVAVIWGLPNLSQTATAVVGQTTCVAPQLTKDDTDLTDCTGPGPAALAGIQPGDAIVKVGDKDVASFAEMAEVIRGLAGPVPIVLERDGTRIETVVDVTQTQRFTSAEATAPSTVGAIGVSSADTGPAFTEYNPLTAVPGTFVFTGELSVHLGKALLNIPTKVGALVEAIGGGERDQDTPISVVGASRIGGETVEHGIWVAFWFFLAQLNFVLGVVNLIPLLPFDGGHIAIAVYEKIRNLFRRARGLVPAGPVNYLKLMPATYVVLVVVTGYMLLTVTADVVNPITLF; translated from the coding sequence ATGATGTACGTACTGGGCGTTGCGCTGTTCGCGCTGGCCATTCTGTTCTCGGTCGCACTGCATGAGTGCGGCCACATGTGGGTGGCGCGCGCCACCGGCATGAAGGTGCGGCGTTACTTCGTCGGCTTCGGCCCGACGCTGTGGTCCACCCGCAGGCCCAACCGCCTCGGGGAGACCGAGTACGGCATCAAGGCCATTCCGCTGGGCGGCTTCTGCGACATCGCCGGTATGACCGCGGTCGAGGAGCTTTCGCCCGAGGACCGCCCGTACGCGATGTACAGGCAGAAGGTGTGGAAGCGCGTCGCGGTGCTGTTCGCCGGTCCCGGCATGAACTTCGTGCTCGGACTGGTGATCCTCTACGGTGTCGCGGTCATCTGGGGCCTGCCGAACCTCAGCCAGACCGCCACCGCGGTTGTGGGCCAGACCACCTGCGTGGCACCGCAACTCACGAAGGACGACACCGACCTCACCGACTGCACCGGGCCCGGACCCGCGGCGTTGGCGGGAATCCAACCCGGCGACGCGATCGTCAAGGTCGGGGACAAAGACGTCGCGAGCTTCGCGGAGATGGCCGAGGTGATCCGCGGCCTCGCCGGCCCCGTCCCCATCGTCCTCGAGCGCGACGGAACACGGATCGAGACCGTCGTCGACGTCACCCAGACGCAGCGCTTCACCAGCGCCGAGGCCACCGCGCCGAGCACGGTCGGCGCCATCGGTGTCAGCAGCGCCGACACCGGTCCGGCCTTCACGGAGTACAACCCGCTCACGGCGGTGCCGGGCACCTTCGTCTTCACCGGCGAGTTGAGCGTGCACCTCGGCAAGGCCCTGCTCAACATCCCGACGAAGGTCGGAGCGCTGGTCGAGGCGATCGGCGGCGGTGAGCGCGACCAGGACACCCCGATCAGCGTCGTGGGTGCGTCTCGGATCGGCGGCGAAACCGTCGAGCACGGAATCTGGGTGGCGTTCTGGTTCTTCCTGGCCCAGCTGAACTTCGTGCTCGGCGTGGTCAACCTGATCCCGCTGCTGCCGTTCGACGGCGGACACATCGCGATCGCGGTGTACGAGAAGATCCGCAACCTGTTCCGCAGGGCCCGCGGGCTCGTTCCCGCAGGTCCGGTGAATTATCTCAAGCTGATGCCTGCCACCTACGTAGTCTTGGTGGTCGTGACCGGCTACATGCTGTTGACCGTCACCGCCGACGTCGTCAACCCGATCACCCTGTTCTAG